The Dunckerocampus dactyliophorus isolate RoL2022-P2 chromosome 16, RoL_Ddac_1.1, whole genome shotgun sequence genome includes a window with the following:
- the znhit3 gene encoding zinc finger HIT domain-containing protein 3 isoform X2 has product MTTNSTACSVPCYKRHKDSCLPVKQLEPTTLPEAKDAGRADTWSVEDLLQEDDIPDKVPPERLQLLGQSEELKDLLCNPHLRHLLRSIDSADSKEEAMKAAMQEPLFVEFSDQCLKVVQNEAHSQEVSEDMDW; this is encoded by the exons ATGACCACAAACTCAACGGC ttgttcTGTTCCCTGCTACAAGAGGCATAAAG ACTCTTGTCTTCCTGTAAAGCAGCTTGAACCCACCACCCTTCCTGAAGCCAAGGATGCTGGCAGGGCGG ACACGTGGAGTGTGGAGGATCTTCTGCAGGAAGACGACATCCCTGATAAAGTACCCCCAGAGAGGCTTCAGCTGTTGG GTCAGTCAGAAGAGCTGAAGGATCTGCTTTGTAACCCCCACCTCAGACATCTATTACGGAGCATTGACAGTGCAGACAGCAAAGAAGAGGCAATGAAGGCGGCCATGCAGGAGCCCCTATTTGTGGAGTTTTCAGATCAGTGTTTGAAGGTTGTACAAAACGAAGCTCACTCACAGGAGGTCAGTGAGGACATGGACTGGTAA
- the znhit3 gene encoding zinc finger HIT domain-containing protein 3 isoform X1: MMQLCSVCSEQTPKYRCPCCKIRYCSVPCYKRHKDSCLPVKQLEPTTLPEAKDAGRADTWSVEDLLQEDDIPDKVPPERLQLLGQSEELKDLLCNPHLRHLLRSIDSADSKEEAMKAAMQEPLFVEFSDQCLKVVQNEAHSQEVSEDMDW, from the exons ATGATGCAGCTGTGCAGCGTGTGCAGCGAACAGACACCAAAATACAGATGTCCATGCTGCAAAATAAGATA ttgttcTGTTCCCTGCTACAAGAGGCATAAAG ACTCTTGTCTTCCTGTAAAGCAGCTTGAACCCACCACCCTTCCTGAAGCCAAGGATGCTGGCAGGGCGG ACACGTGGAGTGTGGAGGATCTTCTGCAGGAAGACGACATCCCTGATAAAGTACCCCCAGAGAGGCTTCAGCTGTTGG GTCAGTCAGAAGAGCTGAAGGATCTGCTTTGTAACCCCCACCTCAGACATCTATTACGGAGCATTGACAGTGCAGACAGCAAAGAAGAGGCAATGAAGGCGGCCATGCAGGAGCCCCTATTTGTGGAGTTTTCAGATCAGTGTTTGAAGGTTGTACAAAACGAAGCTCACTCACAGGAGGTCAGTGAGGACATGGACTGGTAA
- the vkorc1l1 gene encoding vitamin K epoxide reductase complex subunit 1-like protein 1, protein MAAPVLRVSTPRWERIARLVVCLLGVLLSLYAFHVEREKARDPSYRAVCDVSSSISCSKVFSSRWGRGFGLLGSIFGNDSMLNQPNSVYGIGFYAFQLLLGMTVSAMAALILMMTSILSVVGSLYLGYILYFVLKDLCVICITTYALNFILFILNYKRLVYLNEAWKQQLQAKQD, encoded by the exons ATGGCGGCGCCCGTCCTGAGAGTGTCCACCCCGCGGTGGGAGAGAATAGCCCGGCTTGTGGTTTGCTTGCTGGGCGTACTATTGTCTCTTTATGCTTTTCACGTCGAGAGGGAAAAGGCCCGGGATCCGAGTTATCGGGCTGTATGCGACGTCAGCAGCTCCATCAGCTGTTCTAAAGTGTTCAGCTCAAG gtGGGGTCGAGGATTTGGACTCCTGGGCTCCATTTTTGGAAATGACAGCATGCTGAACCAACCAAACAGTGTCTATGGAATTGGCTTTTATGCTTTCCAACTCCTACTGG GAATGACTGTGAGCGCGATGGCCGCCCTCATCCTCATGATGACGTCCATCTTGTCGGTGGTGGGCTCGCTCTACCTGGGCTACATCCTCTACTTTGTCCTCAAGGACCTGTGCGTCATCTGCATCACCACGTACGCGCTGAACTTCATTCTCTTCATCCTCAACTACAAACGGCTGGTGTACTTGAACGAGGCGTGGAAGCAGCAGCTGCAGGCCAAGCAGGACTAA